The Tenrec ecaudatus isolate mTenEca1 chromosome 9, mTenEca1.hap1, whole genome shotgun sequence genome window below encodes:
- the LOC142456355 gene encoding cytochrome c-like, whose protein sequence is MGDIEKGKVFVQKCVQCHTVEKGGKHKTGSNLHGVCGRKTGQAPGFSYTDANKNKGIHWGEDTLIEYLENPKKYIPGTRTIFAGIKKKGERADLIAYLKRATNE, encoded by the coding sequence ATGGGTGACATTGAGAAGGGGAAGGTTTTTGTTCAGAAGTGTGTCCAGTGCCACACTGTGGAAAAGGGGGGCAAGCACAAGACTGGGTCAAACCTCCATGGTGtgtgtgggaggaagacaggccAAGCCCCTGGATTCAGTTACACAGATGCCAATAAGAACAAAGGTATCCACTGGGGAGAGGACACACTGATAGAGTATTTGGAGAATCCTAAGAAGTACATCCCCGGAACAAGAACAATCTTTGCTGGCATTaagaagaagggagaaagggcAGACTTGATAGCTTATCTCAAAAGAGCTACTAATGAGTAA